The Halomonas sp. 7T genome contains a region encoding:
- the tal gene encoding transaldolase codes for MATSLLMQLKEMTTVVADTGDLEAIRRFQPQDATTNPSLILQAAQQEDRRARLASIAKESNGLDEAVDRVAVDIGSEISELVPGYVSTEVSARLSFDKEATIAKAHSLIERYAQKGVGSERILIKMASTWEGIQAARQLERDGIRTNLTLLFGFAQAQACADAGATLISPFVGRILDWHKAKHPETDFSGANDPGVQSVKRIYDYYKGHGYPTIVMGASFRNIGEIQALAGCDRLTISPALLKELDELQGELPQQLIAQASNKAPSDALSQADFRWAMNEDEMATDKLSEGIRKFMADQRKLEELLSTLRSH; via the coding sequence ATGGCCACTAGCCTACTGATGCAGTTAAAAGAAATGACGACCGTGGTGGCTGACACCGGCGATCTTGAGGCAATTCGACGCTTTCAACCGCAGGACGCCACTACGAACCCGTCGCTTATTCTGCAAGCTGCCCAGCAAGAAGATAGGCGCGCACGTCTTGCCAGTATTGCTAAGGAGAGCAACGGTCTCGACGAGGCCGTTGATCGCGTCGCTGTCGATATTGGCAGTGAAATCAGTGAACTGGTGCCAGGTTACGTTTCCACCGAAGTAAGTGCTCGCTTATCTTTTGACAAAGAGGCCACCATTGCTAAAGCACACTCGCTGATTGAGCGTTACGCCCAGAAGGGAGTGGGTTCAGAGCGTATTTTGATCAAAATGGCCTCGACCTGGGAAGGCATACAAGCGGCTCGCCAGCTAGAGCGCGACGGTATTCGCACCAACCTCACCCTGCTATTTGGTTTTGCCCAAGCGCAGGCCTGCGCAGATGCTGGCGCAACGCTTATTTCACCCTTCGTAGGCCGTATTCTTGACTGGCATAAAGCCAAACACCCCGAGACGGATTTTAGCGGTGCCAATGATCCAGGCGTACAGTCTGTTAAGCGCATTTATGACTACTACAAAGGCCACGGCTACCCCACCATCGTCATGGGCGCTAGCTTTAGAAATATTGGTGAAATTCAGGCACTCGCCGGCTGTGATCGGTTGACGATCTCCCCGGCCCTGCTCAAAGAGCTAGACGAGCTTCAAGGAGAATTGCCACAGCAGCTCATAGCTCAAGCGTCTAATAAAGCACCCAGTGACGCACTATCACAGGCAGATTTCCGTTGGGCAATGAATGAAGACGAGATGGCGACAGACAAACTGTCAGAAGGTATCCGCAAGTTCATGGCCGACCAACGCAAACTCGAAGAGCTGCTGAGCACGCTTCGCAGCCATTAA
- a CDS encoding substrate-binding domain-containing protein gives MNRILKTTVLAAAVMSVAGVAQAREQINIVGSSTVYPFASFVAEEFGATTNYPTPVIESTGSGGGLRLFCNGIGSDTPDITNASRRMKVSEFERCAENGVTDITEVYIGSDGIAFAQTADNEPMPVTSEQIFLAVAQLVPVDGELVENPYTNWSQIDSSLPDRDIVIVGPPTTSGTRDAFEELVMETASANFPEYGDEEYSDVRTDGGWIDGGENDNLIVQRLTQDSTAFGIFGYSFLEENDDVLIGSTIDGVEPTPDTISNFEYPVARSMFFYIKNQHAEEVPVMYEYADMFVSDMMIGSDGLLKDLGLIVPTEEARQRVQSDLADRKQLSAEDLK, from the coding sequence ATGAACCGTATTCTAAAAACGACCGTATTAGCAGCAGCTGTGATGAGTGTTGCGGGTGTTGCTCAAGCGCGTGAGCAAATCAATATTGTTGGTTCTAGCACCGTTTACCCGTTTGCTAGCTTTGTCGCGGAAGAGTTCGGTGCAACCACCAACTACCCGACGCCGGTCATTGAATCTACTGGTTCAGGCGGTGGATTACGTCTGTTCTGTAACGGGATTGGTTCTGATACTCCGGATATCACCAACGCTTCGCGCCGTATGAAGGTTTCTGAATTTGAGCGCTGTGCAGAAAACGGTGTTACCGATATTACCGAAGTCTATATTGGTAGCGATGGTATCGCTTTCGCGCAAACAGCGGATAACGAGCCAATGCCGGTTACCAGTGAGCAAATTTTCTTAGCGGTTGCCCAGCTGGTGCCGGTTGATGGTGAGCTGGTAGAAAACCCCTATACAAACTGGAGTCAAATTGACTCTTCGTTGCCTGACCGTGACATCGTTATTGTAGGACCGCCCACGACATCGGGTACTCGTGACGCTTTTGAAGAGCTGGTCATGGAAACGGCGTCCGCGAACTTCCCTGAATATGGTGACGAGGAGTACTCGGATGTACGTACTGATGGTGGCTGGATTGACGGGGGTGAGAACGACAACTTGATCGTTCAGCGTCTAACACAGGACAGCACGGCATTCGGTATTTTTGGCTACTCTTTCCTTGAAGAGAATGACGATGTATTGATTGGTTCAACCATCGATGGTGTCGAGCCGACGCCGGATACAATTTCGAACTTTGAATACCCTGTTGCTCGTTCCATGTTCTTCTACATTAAGAACCAGCACGCTGAAGAAGTGCCGGTGATGTACGAATACGCAGATATGTTTGTATCGGACATGATGATTGGTTCTGATGGCCTGCTGAAGGATTTAGGTCTGATTGTTCCAACTGAAGAAGCGCGTCAGCGCGTCCAGTCTGATCTTGCGGATCGTAAGCAGCTTTCCGCTGAAGACCTCAAGTAA
- a CDS encoding multidrug effflux MFS transporter — MELNPRRVALLVAANTALAPFAIDAYLPAIGILAESINASIHHTELSISMFLFGFAIGQLCFGPVSDRYGRKPVLLSGLVVFMLASLMITTVDSLGSLLVWRFIQALGGGACVVNSAAIVRDCFRGREAAKVMSTMAMIMMLAPLVAPAVGSILLHIADWWLIFVFLAAYAGFLLWLLGTRLPETRDTSLPAASPRQVVRNYASVLRHREAMGYICAVAASFAGLFAFITASPFLYLEYFDLSPGIYPLVFGVNVVMIALSNRVNIYLLRKRTPQQNLRLGLTVQLLAAAGLVVATALNVASIYVVVPLVMLFTGMIGLITPNAIASLLDHFGHISATATALLGGVQFSCGALAGVLVGLFQVEHVWPMVLTMLGAALLGNIGVRLLTKAPVIDNAPCR, encoded by the coding sequence ATGGAGCTAAATCCACGTCGGGTAGCGCTATTGGTCGCAGCCAATACCGCGCTTGCCCCCTTTGCCATTGATGCGTATTTGCCCGCTATCGGCATTCTGGCTGAGAGTATTAATGCCAGTATTCATCATACTGAACTTTCAATCAGTATGTTCTTATTCGGTTTCGCGATTGGGCAGCTCTGCTTTGGGCCAGTCTCGGATCGTTACGGACGAAAGCCGGTGCTACTCAGCGGGCTGGTGGTCTTTATGCTCGCCAGTTTGATGATTACTACGGTGGATAGCCTGGGGTCGCTGCTGGTCTGGCGGTTTATACAAGCATTGGGGGGCGGGGCCTGCGTCGTGAATTCTGCCGCCATTGTGCGCGACTGCTTTAGGGGGCGTGAAGCTGCCAAGGTGATGTCTACCATGGCGATGATTATGATGCTGGCGCCACTGGTAGCACCGGCGGTGGGCAGCATACTGCTCCATATTGCGGATTGGTGGCTAATTTTTGTGTTTTTGGCGGCTTATGCGGGCTTTTTACTTTGGCTGTTGGGCACCCGCCTACCTGAAACCCGTGACACCAGCCTGCCTGCTGCTTCACCTCGCCAAGTGGTGCGTAACTACGCAAGCGTGCTGCGCCATCGTGAAGCGATGGGCTATATTTGCGCCGTGGCGGCATCGTTTGCCGGACTATTTGCGTTTATCACCGCTTCGCCATTTCTCTATTTAGAGTATTTTGATTTATCGCCGGGCATTTATCCGCTGGTGTTCGGCGTCAACGTGGTCATGATTGCGCTCTCAAATCGCGTCAATATTTACCTTTTGCGAAAGCGTACTCCGCAACAAAATTTGCGCTTGGGGCTGACGGTTCAACTCTTAGCCGCGGCGGGTCTCGTCGTTGCTACGGCGCTGAATGTGGCCTCTATTTATGTCGTTGTGCCGCTGGTCATGCTATTCACTGGGATGATTGGTTTAATTACGCCTAACGCTATTGCCTCGCTGTTAGATCACTTTGGGCATATCAGCGCAACAGCCACCGCGCTATTGGGCGGCGTTCAATTTAGCTGCGGAGCGCTTGCCGGCGTGTTGGTCGGGTTGTTCCAGGTAGAGCACGTGTGGCCCATGGTACTGACCATGCTGGGAGCTGCCTTACTGGGGAATATCGGCGTTAGGCTCCTCACCAAGGCGCCGGTAATAGACAATGCGCCGTGCCGATGA
- a CDS encoding MFS transporter — protein MTRSPRFGLTLTLGSAQTLAWASSYYLPAILAVPIAQELGISTSWVFGAFSAALLLTAILGPSVGRWIDRQGGRGVLMASNGVMALGLGIMAVSQGVPSLILAWLVTGVGMAMGLYDAAFATLGRLLGRQARASITGVTLVAGFASTVGWPLTAWLENELGWRTACGVWAMLHILVGLPLNTRLTKATDSAAQQDDDKSAPPPERPRLAMMLLAYVFAAGWFVSTAMAAHLPRLLQETGVSLSVAVAAAALVGPAQVAARLGEFALLRHLHPLVAARVATTLHPLGAALLTAVGMPAAGFALLHGAGNGMMTIASGTLPLALFGPKGFGRRQGLIIAPARASQAFAPLLFGLLIEQSGASALWLTALLMLGATLVLLCIRVPQLQG, from the coding sequence ATGACTCGCTCGCCCAGGTTTGGCTTAACGCTCACCTTAGGCAGTGCACAAACCCTTGCCTGGGCCTCAAGCTATTATCTGCCCGCCATTCTTGCAGTGCCGATAGCACAAGAGTTAGGCATCTCAACCAGCTGGGTATTTGGTGCGTTTTCAGCGGCTTTGCTGCTGACGGCGATACTCGGGCCTTCTGTTGGTCGATGGATCGACAGGCAAGGCGGGCGAGGCGTGTTGATGGCCTCGAACGGGGTAATGGCACTGGGTCTTGGCATAATGGCCGTGTCTCAGGGGGTGCCCTCGCTAATCCTTGCTTGGCTGGTGACGGGGGTTGGGATGGCGATGGGGCTATACGATGCTGCTTTTGCCACCTTAGGCCGATTATTAGGGCGTCAAGCCAGGGCGTCGATTACCGGTGTTACGTTGGTTGCTGGATTTGCCAGCACGGTGGGTTGGCCGCTCACAGCCTGGCTGGAAAATGAACTCGGTTGGCGTACAGCCTGCGGGGTCTGGGCCATGCTGCATATCTTAGTAGGCCTGCCACTGAATACTCGCCTGACCAAAGCAACTGATAGTGCGGCCCAGCAAGATGACGACAAATCGGCACCGCCGCCGGAGCGTCCTCGCCTGGCGATGATGTTATTAGCCTATGTGTTTGCCGCGGGCTGGTTTGTCTCAACGGCGATGGCGGCTCATCTGCCTAGACTTTTGCAGGAAACCGGCGTATCGCTTTCGGTGGCAGTGGCCGCCGCTGCCTTAGTGGGTCCTGCCCAGGTGGCGGCACGGCTGGGTGAGTTTGCGCTGCTTCGCCATTTGCATCCGCTGGTAGCCGCACGCGTGGCCACCACGCTGCACCCGTTAGGCGCCGCATTGTTAACGGCCGTTGGTATGCCCGCCGCCGGTTTTGCGTTACTGCATGGCGCAGGTAACGGCATGATGACCATTGCGTCTGGTACATTACCGCTGGCGCTATTTGGCCCCAAAGGATTTGGGCGCCGGCAAGGGCTGATTATTGCCCCGGCACGTGCTTCACAAGCATTCGCACCCCTGCTGTTTGGCCTGCTGATAGAGCAAAGTGGTGCCAGTGCGCTGTGGCTAACGGCCCTGTTAATGCTGGGCGCGACGCTAGTGTTGCTATGTATTCGCGTGCCCCAGCTGCAGGGCTGA
- the pstA gene encoding phosphate ABC transporter permease PstA, giving the protein MNDSFDQISQQLKGRHRKSMRLKYYAMGALALAATFLLIFFADMLSKGLPAFKQAMVNVEINYSEEASRSGRAAIDRDLSSIVSRSVVRVIPLEMRNDPSLLGTSETRWVLASAEVDQYLKGNRARRLDADDMAEIDRLVASGQIEMRFNSGFFARGDSKMAELAGIMSAVVGTIMTMIVTLAIAFPIGVMTAIYLEEFAPDNRLTQLIEININNLAAIPSILFGLLGLAIFINFFGVPRSTPLVGGMTLALMTLPVIIISTRTALRSVPESIRHAAFGVGCSRWQVVKDHVLPLAMPGIMTGSIIGLAQAMGETAPLIIVGMVAFIPDVTASFTEAATVMPAQVFTWSGEPDRAFVEKTAGGILVLLAVLISLNASAVLLRKKFERRW; this is encoded by the coding sequence ATGAATGATTCGTTCGATCAGATCAGCCAGCAGCTCAAGGGCCGCCACCGCAAATCCATGCGCTTGAAGTATTACGCGATGGGTGCGCTCGCGTTAGCAGCGACATTCCTGTTGATCTTCTTCGCCGACATGCTTAGCAAAGGGTTGCCGGCTTTCAAGCAGGCGATGGTGAATGTTGAAATCAACTATAGCGAAGAAGCTTCGCGCTCTGGACGCGCTGCTATTGATAGAGACCTATCCAGCATCGTCAGCCGAAGCGTCGTTCGCGTTATTCCACTTGAAATGCGCAACGATCCTTCGCTGTTAGGTACGTCCGAAACGCGCTGGGTGTTAGCGAGTGCTGAAGTTGATCAGTATCTGAAAGGAAACCGTGCTCGCCGACTTGATGCAGATGACATGGCAGAAATTGATCGCCTTGTTGCCAGTGGTCAGATTGAGATGAGGTTTAACTCGGGGTTCTTTGCCCGGGGTGACTCTAAGATGGCCGAGCTTGCCGGTATCATGTCAGCGGTTGTGGGTACGATCATGACGATGATCGTTACCTTAGCCATTGCCTTTCCGATTGGTGTGATGACGGCCATCTACCTTGAAGAGTTTGCGCCGGATAATCGTCTTACCCAGTTAATTGAAATCAACATTAATAACTTGGCGGCTATTCCTTCTATCTTGTTTGGTTTACTTGGCCTTGCAATCTTTATTAACTTTTTTGGTGTACCGCGATCAACGCCTTTAGTCGGCGGTATGACGCTAGCGCTGATGACGCTGCCGGTGATCATCATTTCAACGCGTACGGCGCTACGTAGTGTTCCAGAGTCGATTCGTCATGCGGCGTTTGGGGTAGGTTGCTCCCGCTGGCAAGTGGTAAAAGACCATGTGCTGCCACTGGCCATGCCCGGCATTATGACGGGATCGATCATTGGTTTAGCACAAGCGATGGGGGAGACGGCGCCGTTGATTATTGTTGGCATGGTGGCGTTTATTCCCGATGTAACCGCTTCCTTTACAGAAGCGGCAACGGTAATGCCCGCACAGGTATTTACTTGGTCAGGTGAGCCTGATCGCGCCTTCGTAGAGAAAACCGCCGGCGGCATTTTAGTGCTTTTGGCAGTGCTAATCTCTTTAAATGCCTCAGCTGTTTTGCTGCGCAAGAAATTCGAACGCCGCTGGTAG
- the pstC gene encoding phosphate ABC transporter permease subunit PstC has translation MQTNQLFLIFCSVLLLLGLAAFYFGRSKATRVRASGPAMHAQPDQYAWFAVVATAGPAILLSALGAFVMLLMGTEIPTFPLLLASLAVAVVGLFAGMTLIRANFHARQAIERVIRWVLAGAATISILTTLGILISIIGEALNFFQMHSFWDFITGTTWAPGNSFLAAAGRGDGGGAEFGSVPLFAGTFMITAIALAVAVPVGLLSAIYMAEFAPSRVRAIAKPMLEILAGIPTVVYGFFAAITVAPFIVRLADSVGLDASFNNALAPGIVMGIMIIPFISSLSDDVINAVPDSMRQGSLALGMTKGETIRDVVIPAALPGIISASLLGMSRALGETMIVVMAAGMRPNLTINPLEEMTTVTVRIVAAMTGDLEFESAETLSAFALGLVLFVVTLSLNLVSVIMIRRFREKYRVNNL, from the coding sequence ATGCAGACCAATCAGCTCTTCTTGATATTTTGCAGCGTACTGTTGCTGCTGGGGCTTGCAGCCTTTTACTTCGGGCGTAGTAAAGCGACACGTGTTCGTGCATCGGGACCTGCTATGCATGCTCAGCCGGACCAATACGCATGGTTTGCTGTGGTGGCAACGGCGGGCCCTGCGATACTGCTCAGCGCGCTAGGCGCGTTTGTTATGCTGTTGATGGGAACAGAAATTCCCACGTTTCCTCTGCTTTTGGCCAGCCTTGCGGTGGCGGTTGTCGGGCTTTTTGCTGGGATGACGCTGATTCGCGCCAACTTTCATGCGCGCCAAGCGATTGAAAGGGTCATTCGTTGGGTGCTGGCAGGGGCCGCGACCATCTCCATTCTAACGACGCTTGGTATTTTAATTTCGATCATTGGAGAGGCGCTCAATTTTTTCCAGATGCATAGCTTCTGGGACTTTATTACAGGCACCACTTGGGCGCCGGGCAACAGCTTTTTAGCCGCGGCGGGTCGTGGTGACGGTGGCGGCGCAGAGTTTGGTTCAGTTCCTCTGTTTGCCGGTACCTTCATGATTACAGCCATTGCCTTAGCCGTGGCTGTACCGGTTGGTTTGCTCTCTGCGATTTATATGGCGGAATTTGCGCCGAGCCGTGTTCGCGCGATTGCCAAGCCCATGCTGGAGATTCTGGCGGGTATCCCTACCGTGGTTTACGGATTTTTCGCGGCGATCACAGTGGCACCGTTCATTGTCCGTTTGGCTGATTCCGTTGGTCTAGATGCTTCTTTCAATAATGCGTTAGCGCCCGGGATCGTCATGGGCATCATGATCATTCCTTTTATCTCCTCGCTTTCTGATGACGTCATTAATGCGGTGCCTGACAGCATGCGTCAAGGCTCTTTGGCTTTGGGTATGACCAAAGGGGAAACCATTCGCGATGTTGTTATTCCTGCTGCGTTGCCAGGCATTATTTCCGCCTCACTGCTGGGCATGTCCAGGGCGCTTGGTGAAACCATGATAGTCGTAATGGCCGCAGGCATGCGGCCCAATCTCACTATCAACCCGTTAGAAGAGATGACGACCGTTACGGTGCGCATCGTGGCTGCAATGACCGGTGACTTGGAATTTGAGAGTGCCGAAACGCTTTCTGCTTTTGCGCTGGGACTGGTGCTGTTTGTCGTGACGCTGTCATTAAACCTTGTGTCGGTGATCATGATTCGTCGCTTCCGTGAAAAATATCGCGTCAACAATTTGTAA
- the pstB gene encoding phosphate ABC transporter ATP-binding protein PstB: MSAQMPEAVYKSSPEVGQPYTRNEKACHDLSIRVRDLNLWYGKSQALKGLNIDLFQKNVTALIGPSGCGKSTFLRCLNRMNDLIPSVHTEGLVEMDGRDVNAAKMDEVALRRRVGMVFQKPNPFPKSIYENIAYAPRMHDLVSRKAEQDELVEKALRDAGLWNEVKDKLQEPGTSLSGGQQQRLCIARAIAVQPDVILMDEPTSALDPISTATIEDLMDKLKEQFTIITVTHNMQQAARVADYTAFFHLGEIIEYNDTKVMFSTPAQKKTEDYISGRYG; the protein is encoded by the coding sequence ATGAGTGCTCAAATGCCTGAAGCCGTTTATAAGTCGAGCCCAGAAGTTGGCCAGCCTTACACGCGCAATGAAAAAGCGTGTCATGATCTTAGCATTCGCGTTCGCGACCTCAACCTGTGGTACGGCAAGAGCCAAGCCCTGAAAGGTCTGAACATCGATCTGTTCCAGAAGAACGTGACGGCGCTGATTGGCCCTTCGGGGTGCGGTAAGTCGACCTTTTTGCGCTGCTTAAATCGCATGAATGACTTGATCCCTAGCGTGCACACAGAGGGCTTGGTCGAAATGGACGGCCGTGATGTGAACGCTGCAAAAATGGATGAGGTAGCGCTACGCCGCCGGGTGGGGATGGTGTTCCAGAAGCCGAACCCGTTTCCGAAATCTATCTATGAAAACATTGCCTACGCCCCACGTATGCATGACTTAGTAAGTCGCAAGGCGGAGCAGGATGAGCTGGTTGAAAAAGCTCTGCGTGATGCAGGCCTGTGGAACGAAGTCAAAGATAAGCTACAGGAACCCGGCACTTCACTATCCGGCGGTCAGCAGCAGCGTTTGTGTATTGCTCGTGCCATTGCGGTACAGCCGGACGTTATTTTGATGGATGAACCGACGTCAGCCCTGGACCCAATCTCCACGGCCACCATCGAAGATCTGATGGATAAGCTGAAAGAGCAGTTCACCATTATTACTGTGACGCACAATATGCAGCAGGCTGCACGGGTAGCGGACTACACGGCATTTTTCCACCTAGGGGAGATCATCGAGTACAACGATACTAAGGTGATGTTCTCAACCCCGGCACAGAAGAAAACCGAAGACTATATTTCCGGTCGTTACGGTTAA
- a CDS encoding sulfite exporter TauE/SafE family protein, whose amino-acid sequence MSSLLQWIEMPLGVWLACSAVLLLGAFVQRATGFGLAVVGAPLLLILEPRLVPVILVLFGLTVSLMMVRHYWHEVRLDAIGVALIGRLPGNALGIWLLLAAPMVVLEKLIAAIVLFAVLVTFFRFTLPVNRVSLFIAGVLSGIFGTVAAIGGPPIVLLMHGFSPDRLRGNLAAFFILTSLLTLTTLALAGLVSVWHFKLALTFLPAVLMGNALADAIAHRLDKRMLQGASLALCTLAALGLLL is encoded by the coding sequence ATGAGTAGCTTGCTGCAGTGGATCGAAATGCCGTTAGGCGTGTGGCTGGCGTGTTCTGCCGTGCTGCTGCTGGGCGCTTTTGTTCAACGAGCCACCGGCTTTGGTTTGGCGGTTGTTGGTGCGCCGCTGCTCTTGATATTAGAGCCTCGGTTAGTGCCGGTTATCCTGGTGCTGTTTGGGCTAACGGTGTCTTTAATGATGGTGCGCCATTACTGGCACGAAGTACGTTTAGATGCGATCGGTGTCGCGCTCATTGGCCGTTTGCCGGGCAATGCCTTAGGGATTTGGCTGTTGCTAGCCGCGCCGATGGTGGTACTTGAAAAATTGATTGCTGCGATTGTGTTGTTTGCCGTACTGGTAACGTTTTTCCGTTTCACGCTACCGGTTAATCGTGTCTCGTTGTTTATTGCGGGCGTGCTTTCCGGCATCTTTGGTACCGTTGCTGCCATCGGCGGCCCGCCTATTGTACTGCTGATGCACGGATTTTCGCCGGATCGCCTGCGGGGAAATCTCGCTGCCTTTTTTATATTAACGTCGCTTTTAACTCTCACTACCCTGGCCCTGGCCGGATTGGTGAGCGTTTGGCATTTTAAATTGGCGCTCACCTTTTTGCCTGCAGTGCTGATGGGTAATGCCCTGGCAGACGCCATTGCTCACCGTCTGGATAAGCGCATGCTCCAGGGGGCATCGCTTGCGCTCTGTACGCTGGCGGCATTAGGGCTATTACTCTAG
- the arsJ gene encoding organoarsenical effux MFS transporter ArsJ, protein MQARIKALPFEVRQYMLITGNYWAFTITDGALRMLVVMYFHQLGYSPLQIAMLFLFYEAFGVVTNLIGGWLGARLGLNRTMNVGLGLQIMALAMLMVPAGMLTVVWVMAAQALSGIAKDLNKMSAKSAVKVLVPKESANANSALYRWVAMLTGSKNALKGLGFFVGGVLLTLIGFRGAVIAMAVMLSAVLMLSLWRLKADLGRQKVKPKFSEIFSKSRAINVLSAARFCLFASRDVWFVVALPVFLYDQHGWTHWTVGGLLAAWIIGYGGVQTQAPKLTRLIKGDARALTAGWAAALAVLAIALAMLPLAQVGWLVVGLLAFGVLFAINSSWHSYLIVHYARADGVSMDVGFYYMANAMGRLVGTLLSGWLYMAYGLSACLWVSAALVAASSVMALALPRQAA, encoded by the coding sequence ATGCAGGCCCGTATTAAGGCGCTACCTTTCGAGGTGCGCCAATACATGCTGATCACCGGCAACTACTGGGCATTTACCATTACCGATGGCGCGCTGCGCATGTTGGTAGTGATGTATTTTCACCAGCTAGGTTACTCGCCGCTGCAAATCGCCATGCTGTTTCTATTTTACGAAGCCTTTGGTGTGGTGACTAACCTGATTGGCGGCTGGCTCGGCGCACGGTTGGGCTTGAACCGCACGATGAACGTGGGACTGGGACTGCAGATTATGGCGCTTGCCATGCTCATGGTGCCTGCTGGGATGCTCACGGTGGTGTGGGTGATGGCGGCGCAGGCGCTGTCTGGTATTGCCAAAGACTTAAACAAAATGAGCGCTAAAAGTGCCGTCAAAGTGCTGGTACCTAAAGAGAGTGCCAACGCCAATAGCGCGCTGTACCGCTGGGTAGCGATGCTGACCGGTTCTAAAAATGCACTGAAAGGCCTGGGCTTTTTCGTTGGTGGGGTGCTGTTAACGCTGATTGGTTTCCGCGGTGCGGTCATTGCCATGGCGGTGATGCTTAGCGCAGTGCTGATGCTCTCTCTGTGGCGCTTAAAGGCAGATTTAGGGCGCCAGAAGGTAAAGCCCAAGTTTTCGGAGATTTTCTCAAAATCCCGTGCCATCAATGTGCTTTCGGCGGCGCGCTTTTGCTTGTTTGCTTCAAGGGATGTTTGGTTCGTAGTAGCGTTGCCAGTGTTTTTATATGACCAGCATGGCTGGACCCACTGGACGGTAGGCGGATTGCTGGCAGCGTGGATTATTGGCTATGGCGGCGTACAAACCCAGGCACCTAAGCTGACTCGGTTGATTAAAGGGGATGCCCGCGCGCTCACTGCTGGCTGGGCAGCGGCTTTGGCAGTGTTAGCGATTGCCCTGGCGATGCTGCCGCTGGCGCAGGTGGGCTGGCTAGTGGTCGGGCTTTTAGCGTTTGGGGTGCTATTCGCGATTAACTCCAGCTGGCATAGCTATCTCATCGTTCACTACGCCCGTGCCGATGGCGTCTCGATGGATGTCGGTTTTTACTATATGGCCAATGCCATGGGGCGTTTGGTAGGAACCTTGCTGTCAGGCTGGTTGTATATGGCTTACGGATTGAGCGCTTGTCTTTGGGTATCGGCGGCCTTAGTGGCGGCCAGTTCAGTGATGGCACTGGCACTGCCTAGACAAGCCGCATGA
- a CDS encoding ArsJ-associated glyceraldehyde-3-phosphate dehydrogenase — translation MALRIGINGFGRIGRLALRSLWAEVEAGAVELIRINDPGGDAATFAHLLEFDSVHGHWSPGKGITVSDDTIILDDQSVAFSANKAIADSDWSACDVVIECSGKMKDTAKLQAFLDQGVARVVVSAPIKEASVLNVVVGVNDHLYDPAQHRIVTAASCTTNCLAPVVKVIQETFGIRHGSMTTVHDITNTQTILDAPHKDLRRARACGMSLIPTTTGSAKAITAIFPELEGKLNGHAIRVPLANASLTDMVFELEKDVTVEEVNQALKDAAEGALKGVLGYEERPLVSIDYRTDPRSSIIDALSTMVVNGTQLKLYAWYDNEWGYANRTAELALMVGTEQVSRG, via the coding sequence ATGGCATTACGTATCGGTATTAACGGGTTTGGTCGTATTGGTCGTCTGGCACTGCGCAGCCTGTGGGCTGAGGTTGAAGCAGGGGCTGTTGAGCTTATTCGTATTAATGACCCCGGCGGGGATGCGGCAACGTTTGCACACTTATTAGAGTTTGACTCGGTACACGGTCACTGGTCGCCTGGTAAAGGGATTACCGTATCTGACGACACGATTATTTTAGATGATCAATCTGTCGCGTTTAGCGCCAATAAAGCGATTGCCGATAGCGATTGGTCCGCGTGCGACGTAGTCATTGAATGCTCGGGCAAAATGAAGGATACCGCCAAGCTTCAAGCGTTTCTGGATCAAGGTGTTGCCCGCGTGGTGGTCAGTGCGCCTATAAAAGAAGCCAGTGTGCTGAACGTGGTGGTAGGCGTTAACGATCATCTTTATGATCCCGCCCAGCATCGAATCGTGACTGCTGCTAGCTGCACGACCAACTGTTTGGCGCCCGTGGTGAAAGTGATTCAGGAAACCTTCGGCATTCGTCATGGCTCAATGACCACGGTACACGACATTACCAATACCCAAACGATTCTAGACGCCCCGCATAAGGATCTACGCCGTGCCCGCGCCTGTGGCATGAGCTTGATACCAACAACAACGGGCTCCGCGAAAGCGATTACTGCAATTTTCCCTGAGTTGGAAGGCAAGCTGAATGGTCATGCGATTCGCGTACCGCTGGCTAACGCATCGCTCACCGATATGGTGTTTGAGCTAGAAAAGGACGTGACTGTTGAGGAAGTGAACCAAGCGCTGAAAGACGCGGCAGAAGGCGCCCTGAAGGGGGTTTTAGGTTACGAAGAGCGCCCACTGGTATCGATTGATTATCGCACCGATCCACGCAGCTCCATTATCGATGCGCTTTCCACCATGGTGGTCAACGGTACTCAGCTGAAGCTTTACGCTTGGTATGACAACGAGTGGGGTTACGCTAATCGTACGGCTGAGCTGGCGCTGATGGTCGGCACTGAGCAGGTGAGCCGTGGCTGA